A portion of the Plasmodium relictum strain SGS1 genome assembly, chromosome: 11 genome contains these proteins:
- a CDS encoding peptidyl-tRNA hydrolase PTRHD1, putative: MQENTIVQYILINKEILDKKWPLGSIIAQACHACVAVIAENINDNIVKEYVSSENINNMHKVVLKVDDTEELKKLSSILDKESFKYKMWIEQPENILTALALKPYYKNTIKDYFRKYQLLKKL; encoded by the exons atgcaGGAAAATACAATTGTAcagtatattttaataaataaggaaatattagataaaaaatgGCCATTAGGATCTATTATAGCTCAAGCCTGTCATGCATG TGTAGCAGTGATAGcagaaaatattaatgataatatagTTAAAGAATATGTATCAtcagaaaatataaataatatgcaTAAAGTTGTACTAAAAGTAGATGACACTGAGgaacttaaaaaattatcaagtATCTTAGATAAGGAATCCTTCAAATATAAAATGTGGATTGAACAGCCAGAAAACATTTTGACTGCTTTGGCTTTAAAACCTTATTATAAGAATACAATAAAAGATTACTTCAGAAAATATCagcttttaaaaaaattataa
- the CDPK2 gene encoding calcium-dependent protein kinase 2, putative, producing MGNLIFINKLRRKYNFINKKSKEKNEILAKENNNNINGSSRGGSTFERANFILSHAGKLEDKYVIDKKLGQGTYGCVYKGINKTTKQYYAIKGEKKDRLKNINRFFQEIEIMKKLDHPNIVKLYETFEDDNFIFLIMELCSGKELFDSIIEQGSFTEKNAATIMKQIFSAIFYLHSLNIVHRDLKPENFLFQNESKDSLLKIIDFGLSKKLYEGEFTTTKAGTPYYVAPQVLEGKYDKKCDIWSSGIIMYTLLCGYPPFYGDTDNEVLKKVKQGEFCFYENDWGSISSDAKDLIRNLLRYNPDERCTIEEALNHPWITQMAKSKKNIALSSSLLNNLKNFKKENELKKAALTIIAQHLCDVEINNLRNIFIALDVDNSGTLSSQEILDGLKKIGYQKIPPDINQILKDIDSNGSGQIHYTDFLAATIDKRTYLREEICLIPFKVFDIDGNGKISVEELKKIFGKSDVKNSLVDKAIDSLLQEIDLNGDGEIDFNEFMLMMKKKNRT from the exons atgggaaatttaatattcataaataaattaagaagaaaatataacttCATAAATAAGAAATCTAAAGAAAAGAATGAAATCTTAGCtaaggaaaataataataatataaatggtAGCTCAAGAGGAGGTTCAACATTTGAAAGAgcaaattttatattatctcATGCAGGAAAATTAGAAGATAAATATGTAATTGATAAAAAGTTGGGGCAGGGAACATATGGATGTGTATATAAAGGAATAAACAAAACAACTAAACAATATTACGCAATAAAAGGGGAGAAAAAAGAtagattaaaaaatataaatagatTTTTTCAAGAAAttgaaataatgaaaaaattagatCATCCTAATATagtaaaattatatgaaacgTTTGAAGatgataattttatatttttaataatggaATTATGTTCAGGAAAAGAATTATTCGATAGCATAATTGAGCAAGGTTCCTTTACAGAAAAAAATGCTGCAACAATAATGAAACAAATTTTTTCtgctatattttatttacattcTTTAAATATAGTCCATCGTGATTTAAAGccagaaaattttttatttcaaaatgaAAGCAAGGAtagtttattaaaaattattgacTTTGgtttaagtaaaaaattatatgaaggAGAATTTACTACAACAAAAGCAGGAACACCTTATTATGTTGCACCACAAGTGTTAGAAggaaaatatgataaaaaatgtGACATATGGTCAAGTGGTATTATTATGTATACATTATTATGTGGATATCCTCCTTTTTATGGAGATACAGATAAtgaagttttaaaaaaagtaaagcAAGGtgaattttgtttttatgaaaatgatTGGGGTAGTATATCTTCAGATGCAAAGGATTTGATACGAAACTTGTTAAGATATAATCCTGATGAAAGGTGTACTATTGAAGAAGCTCTAAATCATCCATGGATTACTCAAATGgcaaaaagcaaaaaaaatattgcatTATCATCTAGCTTATTAAATAAcctaaaaaatttcaaaaaagaaaatgaattgAAAAAAGCTGCTTTAACCATTATTGCTCAACATTTATGTGATGTAGAAATTAATAActtaagaaatatttttatcgcTCTTGATGTTGATAATAGTGGTACTTTGTCATCTCAAGAAATTCTAGAtggattaaaaaaaattggataTCAGAAAATACCTCCTGATATTAATCAAATACTTAAAGACATTGATTCGAATGGATCAGGACAAATTCACTACACCG aTTTTCTGGCAGCTACGATAGATAAAAGAACTTATTTAAGAGAAGAAATTTGTTTAATTCCTTTTAAAGTATTTGATATTGATGGAAATGGGAAAATAAGTGtcgaagaattaaaaaaaatttttggaAAATCAGATGTTAAAAACTCATTAGTAGATAAAGCTATTGATTCTTTACTTCAAGAAATTGATTTAAATGGAGATGgagaa aTCGATTTTAACGAATTTATGTTaatgatgaagaaaaaaaatagaacgtaa
- the H3 gene encoding histone H3, putative has protein sequence MARTKQTARKSTAGKAPRKQLASKAARKSAPISAGIKKPHRYRPGTVALREIRRYQKSTDLLIRKLPFQRLVREIAQDYKTDLRFQSSAVMALQEAAEAYLVGLFEDTNLCAIHAKRVTIMPKDIQLARRIRGERS, from the coding sequence ATGGCACGAACTAAACAAACAGCAAGAAAATCAACTGCTGGTAAAGCCCCAAGAAAGCAACTAGCCTCAAAAGCTGCAAGAAAATCAGCTCCTATTTCTGCTGGTATTAAAAAGCCACACAGATATAGACCAGGAACTGTAGCATTAAGAGAAATTAGAAGATATCAAAAATCAACAGACTTATTAATTAGAAAATTGCCATTTCAAAGATTAGTGAGAGAAATTGCTCAAGATTATAAAACTGATTTAAGATTTCAATCATCAGCAGTTATGGCACTTCAAGAAGCTGCAGAAGCATACTTAGTTGGACTTTTTGAAGATACTAACTTATGTGCTATTCATGCTAAGAGAGTTACTATCATGCCAAAAGATATTCAATTAGCTAGACGTATTCGTGGTGAAAGATCATAA